Proteins co-encoded in one Metabacillus sp. KUDC1714 genomic window:
- a CDS encoding LLM class flavin-dependent oxidoreductase — protein MIDNTDIKKSRFEIGIYTLGDIGSDPHTGKVISAQQRLQEIIAAAKLADEAGLDVFGVGEHHRLDYAVSATPVVLAAIAQVTKQIKLTSATTVLSTVDPVRLFEDFATLDLLSNGRSEIIAGRGAFLESFPLFGYNLDDYDDLFLENIELFQKLNQNDKISWTGHYRSTLQNADIAPRPSQETLPIWIGVGGTPESAERAGRLGTGMALAILGGNPSRFKPLVDIYRKAGIEAGHNLNELKIAVTGHGYIAKTTQQAKDEFYPYYSNYKQYVSSQLGGSTTKMSRADFEGMSSSETPLFVGSPQQIIEKILHQYELFGHHRFIAQIDIGAIPFHKVAEGIELLATEIAPVVRRETSK, from the coding sequence ATGATAGACAACACAGACATAAAGAAATCAAGATTCGAGATAGGGATTTACACACTTGGCGATATAGGTTCTGATCCGCATACAGGAAAAGTCATTTCTGCACAACAACGATTACAAGAAATAATAGCAGCAGCAAAGCTGGCTGATGAAGCGGGACTAGATGTGTTTGGAGTTGGTGAGCATCATCGTTTAGACTATGCTGTATCTGCAACACCTGTTGTCTTAGCTGCAATAGCCCAAGTCACAAAACAAATTAAGCTTACAAGTGCAACTACTGTTTTAAGTACAGTGGATCCGGTAAGATTGTTTGAAGACTTTGCTACATTGGATTTGCTGTCAAACGGACGTTCAGAAATAATCGCTGGTCGTGGAGCGTTTCTAGAATCCTTTCCACTTTTCGGGTATAACCTTGATGACTATGACGACCTTTTTCTAGAAAATATTGAACTATTTCAAAAGCTCAACCAAAACGATAAGATCTCTTGGACAGGTCATTATCGTTCAACACTACAAAATGCAGATATTGCCCCTCGTCCTTCTCAAGAAACACTTCCAATATGGATTGGGGTTGGTGGTACACCTGAAAGTGCAGAAAGAGCTGGCCGTTTAGGGACAGGAATGGCACTTGCAATTTTAGGAGGGAATCCCTCTCGATTTAAACCACTTGTTGACATCTATCGAAAAGCAGGTATTGAGGCAGGTCATAACTTGAATGAACTTAAAATTGCTGTCACAGGTCATGGTTATATCGCTAAAACAACTCAACAAGCAAAAGATGAGTTCTACCCTTATTATTCAAATTATAAACAATATGTTAGCAGTCAGCTAGGTGGCAGTACGACAAAGATGTCTCGCGCTGATTTTGAAGGAATGTCAAGCTCAGAAACACCATTATTCGTAGGAAGTCCACAACAAATTATTGAAAAGATTCTCCATCAATACGAATTGTTTGGTCATCATCGCTTTATTGCACAGATTGATATTGGCGCAATACCATTTCATAAAGTTGCAGAAGGGATCGAACTTTTAGCAACAGAGATAGCTCCTGTTGTACGTAGGGAAACGAGTAAGTAA
- a CDS encoding formate/nitrite transporter family protein, whose product MENEALILVEELALKKQKIYRQSPFIFILRSMLASMFIGFGVIVAFKAGNFFFIEHSPFAYPIAALTFGAAIILIAYGGGDLFTGNTFYFSYTAFRKKISWFEVLKLWLISYAGNILGACFFALFILSTGLFADDSSTSFLLSVADKKVHLSTSELFFRGILCNWLVCLAFFIPMRLQGDGPKLFTMMLFVFCFFISGYEHSIANMCTFAIAFVSNPPDSFTIAGVIHNLIPVTLGNLIGGGILMGWMYYYVNKPFINE is encoded by the coding sequence TTGGAAAATGAAGCTTTAATTCTTGTTGAGGAATTAGCATTAAAGAAACAAAAAATATATCGTCAGAGTCCATTTATTTTCATTTTACGATCTATGCTTGCCAGCATGTTTATAGGTTTTGGTGTGATCGTCGCATTTAAAGCAGGTAATTTCTTTTTTATCGAGCATTCCCCGTTCGCTTATCCAATAGCAGCGTTGACATTTGGTGCAGCGATTATTTTAATCGCATATGGTGGAGGAGATCTATTTACAGGAAACACCTTCTATTTTTCCTATACAGCATTTCGGAAAAAGATTAGTTGGTTTGAAGTGTTAAAGCTTTGGTTGATAAGTTATGCTGGGAATATTTTAGGAGCTTGCTTCTTTGCTCTATTTATACTTTCCACCGGTTTGTTTGCTGATGATTCATCAACTAGCTTTTTATTAAGTGTGGCTGATAAAAAGGTTCATCTTTCAACATCAGAATTATTTTTCAGAGGAATTCTTTGTAATTGGCTCGTTTGTCTTGCTTTTTTTATTCCGATGAGGCTTCAAGGTGATGGGCCAAAATTGTTTACAATGATGCTGTTTGTATTTTGCTTTTTTATTTCTGGTTACGAGCACAGTATTGCAAATATGTGTACCTTCGCCATTGCATTTGTTTCAAATCCTCCAGATAGTTTTACAATTGCAGGAGTGATTCATAATCTCATTCCCGTTACATTAGGAAACTTAATAGGTGGTGGTATTTTAATGGGATGGATGTATTACTATGTGAATAAGCCATTTATCAATGAATGA
- the rocF gene encoding arginase, with amino-acid sequence MDLGQSRRGVDMGPSAIRYAGVVERLEKLDYEIHDKGDIEIGRPGKEEEVSEGNLKYLKAVSKASEELASAVNKVIESNSFPLIFGGDHSIAIGTLAGVSKHYKNLGVIWYDAHGDLNTSETSPSGNIHGMPLAVSIGVGHSALTNIADYTPKVKPENIVIIGARSLDEGEKELIREKGIKVYTMHEIDRLGMTKVMEESVAYLKDKTDGVHLSLDLDGLDPGDAPGVGTPVLGGISYRESHLAMEILEESKLITSAEFVEVNPILDERNKTATVAVALMGSLFGEKLL; translated from the coding sequence ATGGATTTAGGACAATCAAGACGTGGGGTTGATATGGGACCTAGTGCGATTCGATATGCTGGTGTTGTTGAGCGCTTAGAAAAGCTAGATTACGAGATTCATGATAAAGGTGATATAGAGATTGGTAGACCTGGTAAAGAGGAAGAAGTTTCTGAAGGGAATTTAAAATATTTGAAAGCGGTATCGAAGGCTAGTGAAGAACTTGCCTCTGCGGTTAATAAAGTTATAGAGTCTAATTCATTTCCACTTATTTTTGGAGGCGATCATAGTATTGCGATAGGAACACTCGCTGGAGTATCTAAGCATTACAAAAACCTCGGTGTGATTTGGTATGATGCCCATGGGGATTTAAATACTAGTGAAACATCACCTTCAGGCAATATTCATGGGATGCCACTAGCTGTAAGTATAGGTGTAGGACATTCTGCATTAACTAATATTGCGGATTACACTCCAAAGGTAAAACCAGAAAACATCGTCATAATTGGAGCTCGTTCATTAGACGAGGGAGAAAAAGAGTTGATTCGAGAAAAAGGAATCAAGGTGTATACGATGCATGAAATTGATCGACTTGGTATGACGAAGGTGATGGAGGAATCTGTTGCTTATTTAAAGGATAAAACAGATGGCGTTCATTTATCCCTTGATTTAGATGGGCTTGATCCAGGTGATGCTCCTGGTGTTGGAACTCCTGTATTAGGTGGGATTAGTTATCGAGAAAGCCATTTAGCAATGGAAATCCTTGAGGAGTCAAAACTTATTACTTCCGCTGAATTTGTAGAGGTTAATCCAATTTTGGATGAAAGAAATAAAACAGCAACTGTTGCAGTAGCGTTAATGGGATCACTTTTTGGGGAAAAGTTATTATAG
- a CDS encoding ornithine--oxo-acid transaminase encodes MINESAKVINLTEKYGAKNYHPLPIVISKAEGIWVEDPEGNKYMDMLSAYSAVNQGHRHPKIIQALKNQADRVTLTSRAFHNDQLGPWYEKIARITKKDMALPMNTGAEAVETAIKAVRRWGYQVKGIPDNQAEIIACVGNFHGRTMTAVSLSSDEEYRKGFGPMLPGIKLIPYGNIEALKSAITPHTAGFLIEPIQGEAGILIPPEGFLKEAFDLCKANQVLFVADEIQAGLGRAGKMFACDWENVIPDMYILGKALGGGVFPLSCVVANSDILGVFNPGSHGSTFGGNPLACAVSIASLEVIEEENLVERSLKLGEYFVERLKQIKNPIIKDIRGRGLFIGVELTEAARPYCERLKENGLLCKETHDTVIRFAPPLVITETELDWAIERIKRVLS; translated from the coding sequence ATGATTAATGAATCAGCAAAAGTGATTAACCTAACTGAAAAATACGGTGCAAAAAATTATCATCCACTCCCAATTGTGATCTCAAAAGCTGAAGGGATTTGGGTGGAGGATCCCGAAGGAAATAAATATATGGATATGCTAAGTGCTTATTCAGCGGTCAATCAAGGACATCGTCATCCGAAAATTATTCAAGCGCTCAAAAATCAAGCAGATCGAGTAACCCTAACATCACGTGCTTTTCATAATGATCAGTTAGGACCATGGTACGAAAAAATTGCTCGAATTACGAAGAAAGACATGGCATTACCGATGAATACAGGTGCAGAGGCAGTTGAAACGGCAATCAAAGCGGTTAGACGTTGGGGCTACCAAGTAAAAGGAATTCCTGATAATCAAGCGGAAATTATTGCCTGTGTTGGCAACTTTCATGGTCGGACAATGACAGCGGTCTCACTTTCATCTGATGAAGAGTATCGCAAAGGATTCGGTCCTATGCTGCCAGGAATAAAATTAATTCCATATGGTAATATTGAAGCATTAAAATCAGCGATTACACCACACACTGCTGGATTTCTTATTGAACCGATTCAAGGTGAAGCAGGTATATTGATACCGCCTGAAGGGTTCTTAAAAGAAGCGTTTGATTTATGTAAAGCAAATCAAGTTCTTTTCGTTGCTGATGAAATCCAAGCAGGACTTGGTCGGGCGGGAAAAATGTTTGCCTGTGACTGGGAGAATGTCATTCCTGATATGTATATTTTAGGAAAAGCACTTGGTGGCGGTGTGTTCCCGCTTTCATGTGTTGTAGCAAATAGTGATATTCTAGGCGTTTTTAATCCAGGATCACATGGTTCAACTTTTGGCGGAAATCCACTAGCATGCGCCGTATCAATTGCTTCACTTGAAGTAATTGAAGAGGAAAACCTTGTAGAACGTTCACTAAAACTGGGAGAATATTTTGTTGAACGCTTAAAACAAATCAAAAATCCAATCATTAAAGATATAAGAGGACGAGGCTTATTTATTGGTGTTGAGCTTACTGAAGCTGCAAGACCTTATTGCGAAAGACTGAAAGAAAACGGATTATTGTGTAAGGAAACACATGACACTGTCATTCGATTTGCCCCACCTCTCGTTATTACGGAAACAGAATTGGACTGGGCAATAGAACGGATTAAACGCGTTTTATCGTAA
- a CDS encoding aspartate aminotransferase family protein, with protein sequence MEAIIPTQSKNQTLLALQERRESNARSYPRRLPLAIERAEGVYVTDMDGKSYIDCLAGAGTLALGHNHPVVREAIEDVLHSYLPLHTLDLTTPMKEAFVDELFDSLPQAFAKKAKIQFCGPTGGDAIEAALKLVKTATGNRAILSFQGGYHGSTHGTLSISGTIGPKKKIHALVPDTHFLPYPYEYRCPFGIGKEGHQISSTYIENLLDDPESGIVSPAAIIVEVVQGEGGSIPAPVEWLKELRRITKERKIPLIIDEVQTGIGRTGKMFAFEHAGIEPDVLVLSKAVGGSLPLSVMLYDRSLDHWEPGAHIGTFRGNQMAMATGRATLRYVKENKLPNHVEKIGSYLKKQLHSLQREMSSIGDIRGRGLMLGIEIINPTKHSNHLGSFPAYPELASLIQQECFKRGVILEVGGRFSTVIRLLPPLIITKEQIDDVLQRFNEAIKSAETQLGLRLR encoded by the coding sequence ATGGAAGCAATTATACCGACTCAATCAAAGAATCAAACGTTATTGGCTTTGCAAGAGAGGAGAGAATCTAATGCGAGGTCGTATCCAAGAAGATTGCCTTTAGCCATTGAACGCGCAGAAGGTGTTTATGTTACAGATATGGATGGTAAAAGCTATATTGATTGCCTTGCTGGTGCAGGAACACTGGCTTTAGGGCATAACCATCCCGTTGTTCGTGAAGCAATTGAAGATGTTCTCCATTCATACTTACCGTTGCACACTCTTGATTTAACAACACCAATGAAGGAGGCCTTTGTGGATGAACTATTCGACTCATTGCCACAAGCTTTTGCCAAAAAAGCAAAAATCCAATTTTGCGGCCCGACCGGTGGTGATGCGATCGAGGCAGCTTTAAAACTAGTAAAAACAGCAACGGGTAATCGAGCTATTTTATCCTTTCAAGGTGGCTATCATGGGTCAACTCATGGGACTTTGAGTATAAGCGGAACAATAGGTCCGAAAAAGAAAATCCATGCACTTGTTCCAGATACACACTTTCTTCCATACCCCTATGAATATCGTTGTCCATTCGGAATTGGAAAGGAAGGACATCAAATAAGTAGTACATATATTGAGAATTTACTAGATGATCCTGAAAGCGGAATTGTATCTCCGGCAGCGATCATAGTTGAAGTTGTTCAAGGTGAAGGTGGATCAATACCTGCTCCAGTTGAGTGGTTAAAAGAGCTTCGCCGGATCACGAAAGAAAGAAAGATTCCGTTAATCATTGATGAAGTTCAAACAGGAATTGGTCGTACAGGCAAAATGTTTGCCTTTGAGCATGCGGGAATTGAACCAGATGTTCTTGTCTTATCAAAAGCTGTTGGAGGCAGTCTTCCACTTTCAGTTATGCTTTATGACCGAAGTCTTGATCATTGGGAACCAGGTGCACATATTGGAACCTTTAGAGGAAATCAAATGGCTATGGCTACTGGTCGTGCAACATTACGTTATGTGAAAGAAAATAAACTACCAAATCATGTAGAAAAAATCGGTTCATACTTAAAGAAACAATTACATTCCTTGCAAAGGGAGATGTCCTCAATAGGTGATATAAGAGGTCGAGGACTAATGCTAGGGATTGAAATAATCAATCCGACTAAACATTCAAATCACCTTGGAAGCTTTCCGGCATATCCGGAGCTTGCGAGCTTGATTCAGCAAGAATGCTTTAAGCGGGGCGTAATTTTAGAGGTTGGTGGTCGATTTAGTACAGTTATTCGCTTACTACCTCCACTCATTATAACGAAAGAGCAAATCGATGATGTCCTGCAACGTTTCAATGAAGCGATTAAAAGCGCAGAAACTCAACTAGGATTGCGATTAAGGTGA
- a CDS encoding pyridoxal phosphate-dependent decarboxylase family protein: MNANFNQWFLQPNDQSEKTFFELMNTTLTLIAEETKRTNKPFSGETRKNIQSIVKKITNFTGIGQELDVVMKEIQEVIVRNSLQISHPAAMAHLHCPPLLPSVAAEILISASNQSMDSWDQSPAATYVEEEVIKYFTKNIGYSSEADGVFTSGGTQSNYMGLLLARNKACQTLFSVQVQEDGLPAEANKLRILCSEHAHFTVQQSAAQLGLGINSVIKVKTNESQQMCLKDAKYKVNELLKQGLLPFMIVATAGTTDFGSIDDLTELANLANEYHLWLHVDAAYGGALLFSHNYSHLLKNICLADSITIDFHKLYYQSISCGAFFVKRKQSFQHIAYHADYLNPEEDQKDGIINLVEKSVQTTKRFDALKLLMTFKLVGTNVFGEMVDYTIQLAKNTAQLLNRDTQFEVLNEPTLNAVLFRYLPINKVEDHSFVDELNLELQRYFYQSGDLIMAKTKQNGKVYLKFTMLNPLNSISNMEAHIKKIKQIGEKIASEKGENSYEYSVHF; encoded by the coding sequence ATGAATGCTAATTTTAACCAATGGTTTTTGCAACCAAATGATCAAAGTGAAAAAACGTTCTTTGAACTAATGAATACAACCTTAACGTTAATTGCAGAGGAAACGAAAAGAACAAACAAACCGTTTTCTGGTGAAACTCGCAAAAACATCCAATCCATTGTGAAAAAGATAACCAACTTCACGGGTATTGGCCAAGAGCTGGATGTTGTTATGAAAGAAATTCAAGAGGTGATCGTAAGAAACTCGTTACAGATTTCTCACCCTGCAGCAATGGCACATCTTCATTGTCCGCCATTGCTGCCATCGGTTGCAGCAGAGATACTAATCAGTGCAAGTAATCAATCAATGGATTCATGGGATCAAAGTCCAGCCGCTACTTATGTTGAGGAAGAGGTCATTAAGTATTTCACAAAAAATATTGGCTATTCATCTGAAGCAGATGGAGTTTTTACAAGCGGTGGGACACAATCCAATTACATGGGGCTTTTGCTTGCACGAAATAAAGCTTGCCAAACATTATTCTCTGTTCAAGTACAAGAAGATGGTCTTCCTGCTGAGGCAAATAAATTGCGAATACTATGCTCAGAACATGCGCATTTTACTGTCCAGCAATCAGCGGCACAACTTGGGCTTGGCATCAATTCTGTTATAAAAGTGAAAACAAATGAATCTCAACAAATGTGTCTCAAGGATGCAAAGTACAAGGTGAATGAACTTCTCAAGCAAGGACTACTTCCCTTTATGATTGTTGCTACAGCTGGAACAACTGACTTTGGGAGTATAGACGATTTAACTGAACTTGCAAACCTAGCAAACGAATATCATTTATGGCTGCATGTAGATGCTGCATATGGAGGAGCCTTGTTATTTTCCCATAACTATAGCCATCTGCTTAAAAATATTTGCTTAGCTGATTCGATCACAATTGATTTCCATAAGCTTTATTACCAATCGATTAGCTGTGGAGCATTTTTTGTGAAACGTAAGCAATCTTTTCAACATATTGCTTACCATGCTGATTACTTAAACCCTGAAGAAGATCAGAAGGACGGAATTATTAACCTTGTTGAAAAAAGTGTCCAAACGACAAAACGATTTGATGCGCTAAAGCTGTTAATGACCTTTAAATTAGTGGGTACAAATGTTTTTGGAGAAATGGTTGACTATACCATTCAGCTTGCAAAAAATACGGCACAGCTATTAAATCGTGACACACAGTTCGAAGTTCTAAACGAACCAACCCTTAACGCTGTATTGTTCCGATACCTTCCTATAAACAAGGTAGAAGATCATAGCTTTGTTGATGAATTAAACCTTGAACTCCAGCGTTATTTTTATCAAAGCGGTGACCTTATTATGGCTAAAACAAAGCAAAATGGGAAAGTGTATTTGAAATTTACGATGCTTAATCCGCTAAATTCGATCAGTAACATGGAAGCTCATATTAAAAAAATCAAACAGATTGGTGAAAAAATAGCGAGTGAGAAAGGAGAGAATAGCTATGAATATTCCGTTCATTTCTAA
- a CDS encoding IucA/IucC family protein yields the protein MNIPFISNHLTMQNLLNCYIKETRQGVLKDANEIDFKLDNENCKEVYVITLKSQSVTLFAPVRYISITERHIFSSSMYYQVKNEEVKALDYLTLITYLQKELAETLNKSVHAEELILRTILSYQTIKGILLNRSNDLDECYQTNKTFLQSEQSLLIGHQVHPTPKSRQGIDEDEEHIFAPERKGSFQLHYFYANNDIVEEDSILSQSAAALIKEEVNKDSSVSKYFKDTYCQDDSYSLIPVHPLQARKLLGKEKVCQLIQSGKLSYLGPHGRKFSPTSSVRTVYSQDTRFMYKFSIPVKITNSLRINKRKELDRGVEVSRLLECVLNDKLNVQQGFKIIQDPAYITLKLDGEESGFEVVIRENPFQQGETERTTLLAGLCQDHIAGGTSHLANIIHNLAKIEKLSIRQVSEEWFRRYLKVSLQPLYWMYATYGIALEAHQQNSIIKLDEKGYPQTFYYRDNQGYYFMESKAEILKQIIPNLNEKSDTICADTVAEERFRYYFFYNHLFGLINSFGVNHLIDEQQLLFVLKDELRRLQEQYGDSTNLLNSLLTAETLPCKANLLTRVHDMDELVGSLETQSVYTHVSNPLYKLVGELHGV from the coding sequence ATGAATATTCCGTTCATTTCTAATCATCTTACCATGCAAAATCTACTTAATTGTTACATAAAGGAAACGAGGCAAGGTGTGCTGAAAGACGCTAACGAAATAGACTTTAAATTAGATAATGAGAATTGCAAGGAAGTATATGTCATTACTTTAAAGAGTCAGTCTGTGACATTGTTCGCTCCAGTTCGTTACATATCGATAACAGAGCGGCATATATTTTCATCTTCAATGTACTATCAAGTGAAAAACGAGGAAGTTAAGGCGCTAGATTATTTGACATTAATTACGTATTTGCAAAAGGAGTTAGCCGAAACATTAAATAAATCTGTTCATGCCGAAGAACTTATCCTTAGAACAATCTTAAGCTATCAAACAATTAAAGGAATTCTTTTAAACCGTAGTAATGATCTTGATGAATGCTATCAAACGAATAAAACATTTTTGCAATCTGAGCAGTCTTTGTTAATTGGTCATCAAGTTCATCCAACTCCAAAAAGTAGACAAGGAATAGATGAGGATGAAGAGCATATTTTTGCCCCTGAGAGAAAAGGATCATTTCAGCTTCATTATTTTTATGCAAATAATGACATTGTTGAGGAAGATTCGATTCTATCCCAAAGTGCTGCAGCCCTTATAAAAGAAGAAGTTAATAAGGACTCTTCAGTTTCTAAATATTTTAAAGATACGTATTGTCAAGATGATAGCTATTCCTTGATCCCTGTTCATCCATTACAGGCGAGAAAGCTGCTTGGCAAGGAAAAAGTATGCCAGCTTATTCAATCTGGAAAGCTTTCATATCTTGGTCCACATGGACGAAAATTTTCCCCAACCTCTTCTGTTAGAACGGTCTATAGTCAGGATACAAGGTTTATGTATAAATTCTCGATTCCAGTGAAAATCACCAATTCATTACGGATAAATAAACGTAAAGAGCTTGATCGGGGTGTTGAGGTGAGCCGTTTATTGGAATGTGTACTAAATGACAAGCTAAACGTCCAACAGGGATTTAAAATCATTCAAGATCCTGCCTATATCACATTAAAACTAGATGGAGAAGAATCTGGGTTTGAAGTAGTGATTCGAGAAAATCCGTTCCAACAAGGAGAAACAGAACGGACAACATTACTTGCAGGTCTGTGCCAGGATCATATAGCAGGCGGTACGTCCCATCTAGCAAACATCATTCATAATCTGGCAAAAATCGAGAAGCTCTCGATTAGACAAGTAAGTGAGGAGTGGTTTCGCCGTTACCTAAAGGTAAGTCTACAACCACTTTACTGGATGTATGCAACATATGGGATAGCTCTCGAAGCGCACCAACAAAACTCAATTATTAAATTAGATGAGAAAGGATACCCTCAAACATTTTATTACCGTGATAATCAAGGCTATTATTTTATGGAATCAAAAGCAGAGATTCTAAAACAGATTATCCCAAATTTAAATGAAAAAAGTGACACCATTTGTGCTGATACAGTTGCAGAAGAACGCTTTCGTTATTATTTCTTTTACAACCATTTATTTGGATTAATAAATTCATTTGGTGTTAACCATCTTATCGATGAGCAGCAATTACTGTTCGTCCTTAAAGATGAATTGAGGCGATTACAGGAACAATATGGTGATTCAACGAATTTATTAAACTCTTTATTAACTGCAGAAACACTCCCTTGTAAGGCCAACCTGCTGACAAGAGTACATGATATGGATGAACTTGTCGGCTCTCTTGAAACACAATCAGTTTACACTCATGTTAGCAATCCTTTGTACAAACTAGTAGGTGAATTACATGGTGTCTAA
- a CDS encoding GNAT family N-acetyltransferase, giving the protein MNKTISFREVDFDRDVKLLHSWMNENHVVPYWKLDLSLTDYGIHLRNFLNDEHQTLLIGEIDGVPISYWESYWVKGDIIENYYEFNEYDQGVHLLIGDKDYLGKGLIYPLLMTILSQKFQVSLTEKVIAEPDVRNEKMIHVFKKCGFTPIKEVELPDKTGLLMFCERSTFERRWTDWQ; this is encoded by the coding sequence ATAAATAAAACGATTTCGTTCCGTGAGGTTGATTTTGACCGCGATGTCAAATTACTTCATTCATGGATGAATGAAAATCATGTTGTCCCATATTGGAAATTAGATCTTTCATTAACTGATTATGGCATTCATTTACGGAATTTTCTGAATGATGAGCATCAAACACTTTTGATTGGTGAAATAGATGGAGTACCGATTAGTTATTGGGAGTCATATTGGGTAAAAGGCGATATTATTGAAAACTATTATGAATTCAATGAATATGATCAAGGTGTTCACTTGCTTATTGGGGATAAAGACTATCTTGGTAAAGGGTTGATTTATCCGTTACTAATGACGATCTTGTCTCAAAAATTTCAAGTTTCACTAACTGAAAAAGTGATTGCAGAACCAGATGTTCGGAATGAAAAAATGATCCATGTGTTTAAAAAGTGTGGTTTTACACCTATTAAAGAGGTGGAACTCCCTGATAAAACAGGGCTTCTCATGTTTTGTGAACGGAGCACATTTGAAAGGAGGTGGACTGATTGGCAGTAA
- a CDS encoding lysine N(6)-hydroxylase/L-ornithine N(5)-oxygenase family protein, protein MAVKQILDVIGVGIGPFNLGLAALLEKTECSSLFFDKKPQFDWHPGMLLEGTTLQVPFLADAVTMVDPTSRFSYLNYLHMQKRLYHFYFLEKFQIPRNEYNHYCRWIAEQLPQLQFGFEVENIERTEQGYYCVTVLSVETGERKIYETKHVVLGIGTRPFLPEKFNYESDRIFHSSQYRNKRDDALQAKSVTIIGSGQSAAEIFYDLLSMQPDHSFQLSWFTRSKGFYPMEYSKLGLEHFSPDYTKYFYQLPNEKKRTALKNQALLYKGISFTTIADIYDLLYERSVGNCKPNVHLQALTELVSIEEWNDQLRLSLYQHEQESSKQVDSDVVILATGYHPFIPDCLKGIEGLIEWDENGQLMIQEDYKVKTKTDSEHHLFVQNGELHTHGIGAPDLGLGAFRSATIINQLAGKEVYKIYDQNNVFQQFGM, encoded by the coding sequence TTGGCAGTAAAACAAATTTTAGATGTCATTGGTGTAGGCATTGGTCCGTTTAATTTAGGATTAGCAGCACTGCTAGAAAAAACGGAGTGTAGCTCTTTATTCTTTGATAAAAAGCCACAATTTGATTGGCACCCTGGAATGCTACTCGAAGGAACGACACTACAAGTCCCGTTTTTGGCTGATGCCGTAACAATGGTTGATCCTACAAGTCGGTTTAGCTACTTAAATTATTTGCATATGCAAAAGCGATTGTATCATTTTTACTTTCTTGAAAAGTTTCAAATTCCACGAAATGAATACAATCACTATTGTAGGTGGATAGCCGAACAGCTTCCACAGCTTCAATTTGGTTTTGAAGTAGAGAATATTGAACGAACGGAACAAGGGTATTACTGTGTAACGGTTTTATCTGTAGAGACTGGTGAGCGTAAAATCTATGAAACAAAGCATGTTGTGCTTGGGATTGGAACAAGGCCATTTCTCCCGGAGAAATTTAATTATGAAAGTGATCGAATCTTCCATTCATCACAATACAGAAATAAACGAGACGATGCTTTACAAGCTAAATCAGTTACGATTATAGGCTCTGGTCAAAGTGCTGCAGAAATATTCTATGATCTTTTATCAATGCAGCCAGATCATTCCTTTCAATTGTCTTGGTTTACTAGGTCAAAAGGCTTTTATCCGATGGAATATTCAAAGCTAGGATTAGAGCATTTCTCACCAGACTATACGAAGTATTTTTATCAGTTACCAAATGAAAAGAAAAGGACCGCCCTAAAAAATCAGGCCTTACTTTATAAAGGAATTAGCTTTACAACGATTGCCGATATTTATGACTTATTATATGAGCGGTCGGTAGGAAACTGTAAACCAAATGTACATCTCCAAGCATTAACCGAGCTTGTTTCCATAGAAGAATGGAATGATCAATTACGCTTGTCACTCTATCAGCACGAGCAAGAATCAAGTAAGCAGGTAGACAGTGATGTTGTGATTCTTGCTACAGGCTATCATCCGTTTATTCCTGATTGTTTAAAAGGAATTGAAGGCTTAATTGAGTGGGATGAGAATGGGCAGTTAATGATCCAAGAAGATTATAAAGTGAAAACAAAAACGGATAGTGAACACCATCTATTTGTCCAAAATGGTGAACTACATACACATGGGATTGGTGCCCCTGATTTAGGTCTTGGCGCATTTAGAAGTGCAACAATTATCAACCAACTAGCAGGAAAAGAAGTGTACAAAATATATGACCAAAATAATGTGTTCCAGCAATTTGGAATGTAA